The Cytobacillus sp. NJ13 sequence CACGTGGAAGAGATACAGATACTAACTTATCAAAGAACTCATACATGCGCTCTCCACGAAGAGTAACTTTCGCGCCGATTGGCATACCTTCACGAAGACGGAAGCCAGCGATAGATTTCTTAGCGCGAGTGATAACCGGCTTTTGACCAGTGATCAATGTTAATTCCTCAACAGCTTTATCTAGTGCTTTAGCGTTTTGAACAGCGTCACCAACACCCATGTTAATAACGATTTTTTCAAGCTTAGGTGCTTGCATAACTGATTTATAGTTAAACTTGCTCATTAGAGCAGGAGTAATTTCTTTTGAATGCTTTTCTTTTAGGCGGTTCATCCATTGTACCTCCCTTCTTCTTTGAACTATTTATCTAGAACTTCACCGGATTTTGTTGCAACACGTACTTTTTTGCCATCAACCGTTTTGTAGCCTACACGAGTTGGTTCACCAGATTTAGGATCTACAGGCATAACGTTTGATACATGAACAGGTGCCTCTTGGCTGATGATTCCGCCCTGCGGGTTCATCTGAGAAGGCTTAGAGTGTTTCTTTACAATGTTAACTCCTTCAACAAGCACTCGGCTTTGTTTAGGGAACGCTGCAAGAATAACGCCCGTTTTGCCTTTATCCTTACCAGAGATGACCATAACTTTGTCACCTTTTTTCACATGCATCTGTGCGCACCTCCTTAAAGGCAATTTGATTTGTTATTTATAATACTTCTGGAGCTAAAGATACAATTTTCATGAAGTTGTTTTCACGTAGTTCACGGGCAACCGGTCCGAAGATACGAGTTCCGCGTGGTCCTTTGTCATCACGAATAATTACACATGCGTTTTCATCGAAACGAATGTAAGTACCGTCATTACGGCGTACACCGCTCTTAGTACGTACAACTACCGCTTTAACAACATCACCTTTTTTAACAACGCCACCTGGTGTTGCTTGTTTCACTGTACAAACGATAACATCACCGATGTTAGCAGTCTTTCGGCCAGAGCCACCAAGAACTTTAATTGTAAGTACTTCACGAGCACCAGAGTTGTCAGCAACTTTTAAACGTGATTCTTGTTGAATCATGTGTGTAACCTCCCTTCGGGATAAATCTCCCAACCGAACAATTAGATAATAACTGCTTTTTCAACTACTTCTACAAGACGGAAGCGTTTAGTCGCAGATAGTGGACGAGTTTCCATAATACGAACGATATCGCCAGTTTTTGCTTGGTTTTGCTCATCATGAGCCTTGAACTTTTTAGAGTACTTAACGCGTTTACCGTAAAGTGGATGCTTTTTGTAAGTTTCGACAAGAACCGTTACTGTCTTATCCATTTTGTCAGAAACGACGCGTCCAGTGTAAACTTTGCGTTGGTTGCGTTCACTCATTGTGCGAACCTCCTCTCAATATCACTTGCTAAAGCCAATTTCTCTTTCACGAATAACAGTTTTCATGCGGGCAATCGCTTTGCGTACTTCACGAATGCGAGCTGTGTTTTCAAGTTGTCCAGTCGCCAATTGAAAGCGAAGGTTGAAAAGCTCTTCTTTTAATGATTTTACTTTTTGTTCAATTTCGGCAGTGGTAAGGTCACGAATTTCATTAGCTTTCATTTGATTCACCACCAATTTCTTCTCGTTTTACAAACTTGCACTTAACTGGAAGTTTGTGTGATGCAAGACGTAATGCTTCACGAGCGATCTCTTCAGATACACCAGCGATTTCGAACATTACTTTACCAGGCTTAACAACTGCTACCCATCCTTCAGGAGCACCTTTACCGGAACCCATGCGGACTTCTAGAGGCTTTGCAGTGTAAGGCTTGTGAGGGAAAATTTGAATCCAAACTTTACCGCCACGTTTCATGTAACGAGTCATTGCAATACGTGCAGATTCAATTTGACGGTTAGTGATCCAAGAAGCTTCTAGAGCCTGAAGGCCATATTCACCGAAGTTTACTTCAGTTCCGCCTTTTGATTGACCACGCATTTTTCCGCGGTGTACACGACGATATTTAACGCGCTTTGGCAATAACATATTATTTGCCTCCTTCCCCAGTTTTCTTCTTAGTAGGAAGGACCTCTCCACGATAGATCCATACTTTTACGCCCAATTTACCGTAAGTTGTATCAGCTTCAGCTGTAGCATAATCGATATCAGCACGAAGAGTATGAAGTGGAACTGTTCCTTCGCTGTATGATTCTGAACGAGCGATATCAGCACCGCCTAAACGACCAGATACCATTGTTTTGATACCCTTAGCGCCAGCGCGCATTGCACGTTGAATAGTTTGTTTTTGAGCACGACGGAAAGATACGCGGTTTTCTAATTGACGAGCAATGTTTTCCGCAACCAATTTCGCATCAATATCTGCTCTTTTAATTTCAAGAATGTTGATATGAACACGCTTGCCAGTTAATGAGTTAAGTGACTTGCGAAGTGCTTCAACCTCAGTACCACCTTTACCGATAACCATTCCTGGTTTCGCAGTGTGGATAGTGATGTTCAGGCGATTAGCAGCACGTTCGATTTCTACTTTAGAAACAGAAGCATCGCTTAAGCGCTTTGTGATGTACTCACGAACCTTAAGGTCTTCGTGTAAAAGATCAGCATAGTCTTTGCCTGCGTACCATTTTGACTCCCAATCACGGATGACACCGATACGCAAACCGACTGGATTTACTTTTTGACCCACTGATTATCCCTCCTTCTTTTCTGATAAAACGATAGTAATATGGCTAGTACGCTTGTTGATTTGGCTTGCACGGCCCATAGCGCGAGGACGGAAACGTTTTAAAGTTGGTCCTTCGTCTACGAATGCTTGAGCAACTACCAGATTGTTAACGTCCATTTCGTAGTTGTGCTCAGCGTTAGCTAGTGCAGATTTTAAAACTTTCTCTACGATTGGAGAAGCAGCTTTAGGTGTAAGGTTTAAAATCGCTACTGCTTCGCCTACTTGCTTTCCTCGAATTAAATCTACGACTAAACGAGCTTTACGAGGAGCAATACGAACTGTTCTTGCAACAGCTTTAGCTTGCATTAGAATGCCCTCCTCTCATTAACGTCTTGTTTTCTTATCATCATTGCCATGGCCTTTGTACGCACGAGTTGGAGCAAATTCTCCAAGCTTGTGGCCTACCATGTCTTCAGTGATGTATACAGGCACATGTTTACGACCATCATAAACTGCGATTGTGTGTCCGATGAATTGTGGGAAGATCGTAGAACGGCGAGACCAAGTTTTAGTAACTTGCTTGCTTTCTGTTTCGTTAAGCTTTTCGATCTTTGTCATTAAATGTTCATCAACAAAAGGTCCTTTTTTTAAGCTGCGACCCATGATTGAACCTCCCTTCGTGATTGTTCTACGGTTCTTATTTGGAACCGTAGTGCAATCCCGTTATTTTTTACGACGACGTACGATAAATTTGTCTGATTTGTTGTTTTTCTTGCGTGTCTTGTAACCAAGTGTTGGTTTGCCCCAAGGAGTCATTGGAGACTTACGTCCGATTGGCGCACGTCCTTCACCACCACCGTGTGGGTGATCGTTAGGGTTCATTACAGATCCACGTACAGTTGGGCGCTTGCCTAACCAGCGTGAACGACCTGCTTTACCAATGTTAATAAGCTCGTGCTGCTCATTGCCAACCTGACCTACAGTTGCACGGCACTCAGCAAGAATCATGCGAACTTCACCAGAGTTTAAACGAACTAATACGTACTTGCCTTCTTTACCAAGAACTTGTGCAGAAGTACCAGCAGAACGTACTAATTGTCCGCCTTTTCCAGGTTTTAATTCGATGTTGTGGATTACAGTACCCACTGGAATATTAGCTAGTGGAAGTGCATTACCCACTTTGATGTCTGCTTCTGGACCAGACATTACTTCCATGCCCACTTGTAAATTCTTAGGTGCAAGGATGTAACGCTTTTCTCCATCCACATAGTTAATTAGTGCAATATTTGCAGAGCGGTTTGGATCATACTCGATTGTGGCAACGCGTCCTGGAATGCCATCTTTGTTACGTTTGAAATCAATGATACGATATTGACGTTTATGACCGCCGCCTTGATGACGAACTGTCAACTTACCTTGGTTGTTACGGCCGCCTTTTCTCTTAATAGGAGCAAGTAAAGACTTTTCTGGTTGGTTAGTCGTGATTTCTGCGAAATCAGATACCGTCATGCCGCGACGACCATTAGAGGTAGGTTTATACTTTTTAATCGCCATTTCGTTTCCCTCCTCTTCTAGTTATAGTATTTTTAAGCTTCAAATAGCTCGATTTCTTGGCTTTCAGCTGTTAATTTAACGATCGCTTTACGGCGTTTGTTAGTGTAACCGCCAAATTTGCCCATACGTTTGAACTTACCTTTGTAGTTCATGATGTTAACTTTCTCAACTTTAACGCCAAAGATTTGCTCTACAGCGTCTTTAACTTGAGTTTTGTTAGCTCGTACGTCAACTTCGAACGTATATTTTTTATCAGCCATAATATCAGTAGAACGTTCAGTGATTACGGGGCGCTTAATGATTTCGCGTGCATCCATTATGCAAGCACCTCCTCTACTTTTTCAACCGCTGCTTTCGTCATGATAAGCTTATCATGATTTAAAACATCTAAAACAGTGATTCCAGAAGCAGACACAACTGTTACACCAGGGATGTTACGAGCAGATAATGCTACGTTCTCATCTAGGTCAGCAGTTACGAAAAGTGCTTTTGAATCAACAGAAAGACCAGTTAATACACCTTTGAAGTCTTTTGTTTTAGGAGTTTCGAAAGCAAGGCCTTCTAATACTAGGATGTTTTCTTCTAACACTTTAGAAGATAACGCAGATTTGATTGCCAGACGGCGAACCTTTTTAGGTAGTTTGTAGCTGTAGCTGCGTGGTACAGGACCAAATACAGTACCGCCTCCGCGCCATTGTGGTGAACGGATTGAACCTTGACGTGCACGGCCTGTGCCTTTTTGGCGCCATGGCTTGCGTCCTCCGCCCGCTACTTCAGAACGAATTTTAGTTTTATGAGTCCCTTGACGTAATGAAGCTCTTTGCATAACAATGGCTTCGAATAATACGTGCTGGTTAGGCTCGATACCAAAGATCGCATCATTAAGTTCGATATCACCAACTTTAGATCCGCTTTGGTTAAACAATGCTACTTTCGGCATTCTGTTTTCCTCCTTTCCGGTTTAATTATTATGCTTTTACCGCACTTTTGATTTTTACTAATGCTTTTCTAGCACCAGGTACGTTACCTTTGATCAATAGCAAGTTGCGCTCAGCATCAACTTTCACGATTTCAAGGTTTTGCACAGTGATTTGCTCTCCACCCATACGTCCAGGTAATAATTTACCTTTGAATACACGGTTTGGAGCTACAGGACCCATTGAACCAGGGCGACGGTGGTAACGAGAACCATGAGCCATCGGCCCGCGAGATTGTCCGTGGCGCTTGATGGCACCCTGGAAACCTTTACCCTTTGAGATTCCTGTTACATCAACAGTTTCGCCTTCTGCGAATATATCAACTTTGACTTCTTGACCAACTTCATATTGTCCTAAATCAGCTCCGCGGAATTCGCGTACGAAGCGCTTAGGAGCAGTGTTTGCTTTAGCAACATGCCCTTTTTCAGGTTTGTTGGATAGCTTGTCGCGCTTATCTTCAAATCCAAGCTGGATTGCTTCATATCCATCAGTTTCAACTGACTTCTTTTGAAGAACAACGTTAGCTGCTGCCTCAACAACTGTTACCGGGATAAGATCACCGTTTTCAGCAAATACTTGAGTCATACCAATCTTTCTTCCTAAGATTCCTTTGGTCATTTCAGTCACACCTCCTAAGTTTCTTATAATTATTTATTGATTAAAGTTTGATTTCGATATCTACACCAGACGGTAAATCTAAACGCATTAGAGAATCAACCGTTTGTGGTGTTGGGTTAACGATGTCGATTAGACGTTTATGCGTACGCATTTCGAACTGTTCACGAGAGTCTTTGTACTTATGAACCGCACGAAGGATTGTGTAAATAGACTTTTCAGTTGGTAATGGAATCGGACCTGAAACAGCCGCACCAGAACGTTTTGCAGTCTCAACAATCTTTTCTGCTGATTGATCAAGAATTCTGTGATCATACGCTTTTAAACGAATACGAATTTTTTGTTTTGCCATTATTTTCCCTCCTTTTCGCCTATTTTAATATAGACATTCTCCGTGAAAATTTCCCACACACTCGCCATGGCAAAGCGGCCGGGTGTGTCAGCAACCTTTCACTTCATCGCAGTCAAAGACCAACATTGTCTATTATACAGAAACAATAATTGAAATGCAACATGTATATGCTATTTCTTTATGTTTCGCACACTTTTACTATTATAACTGCTGATTATGAAGTTTTCAATAGAATAGGAAGAAGTCTAAATATTTGCTTTAGGGCTTGGAATTTTCTCAGGGGGGATTGATAGAAAAGGTGAATATATTATAGAAGGAAGTAGTCTACAAAATATTATTGTGGAACCTTCGTAGGTTTTCTGCAGATAATTGATGGGTTAAGCCTGAAACGGCATTTTAAAATGTTCTCTGTTTCAGTAATAGTGCAAATCTCATTATGGATCAAAGAAGCAGTACTTTTATAACGATGGCCAACACACATACACAAATCGATATTCAAAGAAGACAAAAAAAACAGATGGGTCGTCACCCATCTGTTTTTATCTATTGCAATTACTCTGTGATTGTAGCAACTACGCCAGCGCCTACAGTACGTCCACCCTCACGGATAGAGAACTTAGTACCTTCTTCGATAGCGATTGGAGCGATTAGTTCTACAGTCATTTCGATGTTATCTCCAGGCATAACCATTTCTACGCCTTCAGGAAGATTACAGATACCAGTTACATCAGTTGTACGGAAGTAGAACTGAGGACGGTAGTTAGTGAAGAATGGAGTATGACGTCCACCTTCTTCTTTTGAAAGAACGTATACTTCAGCTTTGAACTTAGTGTGCGGCTTAATTGAATTCGGTTTAGAAAGTACTTGTCCACGCTGGATGTCTTCACGAGCTACACCACGAAGCAATGCTCCGATGTTATCTCCTGCTTCAGCATAGTCAAGTAATTTACGGAACATTTCAACACCAGTTACTGTAGTTGACTTTGGCTCTTCAGTGAAACCAGTGATTTCAATTACATCGCCGACTTTAACTACTCCGCGCTCTACACGACCTGTAGCAACTGTTCCACGTCCAGTAATTGAGAATACATCCTCAACAGGCATCATGAATGGCTTGTCAGTGTCACGAGTTGGAGTTGGGATGTACTCATCAACAGCAGCCATAAGCTCTTCGATTTTAGCTTCCCACTCAGGCTCACCTTCAAGAGCTTTAAGAGCAGAACCTTTAACAACTGGGATATCATCGCCAGGGAATTCATACTCAGAAAGAAGATCGCGAACTTCCATTTCAACTAGTTCAAGAAGCTCTTCGTCATCAACCATGTCACACTTGTTCATGAATACAACAAGGAATGGAACACCAACCTGACGAGAAAGCAGGATGTGCTCACGAGTTTGTGGCATTGGGCCGTCAGCAGCAGAAACAACTAGGATTCCGCCGTCCATTTGAGCAGCACCAGTGATCATGTTCTTAACATAGTCAGCGTGACCTGGGCAGTCAACGTGTGCATAGTGACGGTTTTCAGTTTCATACTCAACGTGTGCAGTTGAGATTGTGATTCCACGCTCGCGCTCTTCAGGAGCCGCATCGATTTGATCATATCCGCGTGCTTCACCGCCGCCTTTCTTAGAAAGAACAGTTGTGATAGCTGCAGTTAAAGTAGTTTTACCATGGTCAACGTGTCCGATAGTACCGATGTTAACATGGGGTTTTGAACGGTCAAATTTAGCTTTTGCCATTTGAAAAATCCTCCTTTAAATTATAAAAGTTAAGTATTTTATGCTGTGGAGAGGGTACCCTTCCCACAGCGTTTTTTGCCTACAATAGTAGTTATACTTTATTAAAAAGGTAAAATCAATTATTCACCTTTATTTTTTTTAATGATTTCTTCAGAAATTGATTTTGGTACTTCTTCATAGTGGTCGAAGTGCATGGAGAATACTCCGCGACCCTGTGTGCTTGAACGCAGGGACGTTGCATAACCAAACATTTCAGATAGTGGTACCATTGCACGAACAACTTGAGCGTTACCACGTGCATCCATACCCTCTACCCGGCCACGACGTGAAGTGACATTACCCATGATATCCCCCAGGTATTCTTCAGGAATAATTACTTCTATTCTCATAACTGGTTCAAGGATAACCGGGCTACATTTTGATGCAGCGTTTTTAAGAGCCATTGACGCTGCGATTTTGAATGCCATTTCAGATGAGTCAACATCATGGTAAGATCCATCAAACAATCTTGCTTTAATATCCACTAACGGGAATCCAGCAAGTACTCCACGCTCAAGTGAATCTTCAAGACCAGCTTGAACCGCAGGGATGTATTCACGTGGAACTACACCGCCGACAATGCCGTTTTCAAACTCAAAGCCCTTACCTTCTTCGTTAGGAGAGAATTCAATCCAAACATGTCCAAATTGTCCGCGTCCGCCTGATTGGCGTGCGAATTTACCTTCAACCTGAGCTGAAGCGCGGAAAGTTTCACGGTATGCAACCTGTGGTGCACCTACGTTAGCTTCCACTTTAAATTCACGTTTCATACGGTCAACAAGGATATCAAGGTGAAGCTCACCCATACCTGCAATGATAACCTGTCCAGTTTCCTGGTCAGTGTGCGCACGGAATGTTGGATCTTCTTCTTGAAGTTTTTGCAGAGCAGTAGTCATCTTATCTTGGTCAGCCTTTGACTTAGGCTCGATAGATAATTGAATAACAGGCTCTGGGAATTCCATAGATTCAAGAATTACAAGATTCTTCTCATCACAAAGTGTATCACCTGTTGTAGTGTCTTTAAGACCTACCGCAGCAGCGATATCTCCAGCGTGTACTACAGAAATCTCTTCACGGGAATTAGCATGCATTTGCAGGATACGACCTACACGTTCGCGTTTTCCTTTAGTAGAGTTTTGTACATAAGAACCGGAGTTCAGTGTACCTGAGTAAACTCGGAAGAATGTTAACTTACCAACATATGGATCAGTCATTACCTTAAATGCTAATGCAGAGAATGGCGCTTCGTCGCTTGAAGGACGAGTAACTTCCTCATCTGTGTCCGGAAGTGTACCTTTGATAGATGGTACATCAAGCGGAGATGGAAGGTAGTCAATTACAGCGTCAAGCATCTTTTGAACGCCTTTGTTTTTGAAAGCAGATCCACAGATTACAGGGTAGAATTCAACGTTTACTGTACCTTTACGAATAGCTGCTTTAAGCTCTTCGTTAGTGATTTCTTCACCGCCAAGGTATTTCTCCATTAACTCTTCATCAAGCTCAGCTACCGCTTCAATTAGCTTTTCACGGTATTCTTCAGCTTGTTCCTTGTATTCTTCTGGAATTTCACGATCTTCGATATCCGTACCTAAGTCGTTACCGTAGAAAGTGGCTTTCATTTCAATTAAGTCGATGATGCCTTCGAACTGATCTTCAGCACCAATCGGCAGTTGGATAGCAGCTGCATTTGCCTGTAAACGATCATGAAGTGTCTTCAATGAATACAAGAAGTCTGCACCTAGCTTATCCATTTTGTTTACGAATACCACACGTGGTACTCCGTAAGTAGTAGCCTGGCGCCAAACTGTTTCAGTTTGAGGCTCAACGCCTGATTGTGCATCAAGTACAGCAACCGCACCATCAAGAACACGAAGTGAACGCTCAACTTCCACTGTGAAGTCTACGTGTCCAGGAGTGTCAATGATGTTTACGCGGTGGCCTTTCCACTGTGCAGTTGTCGCAGCAGAAGTGATTGTGATTCCACGCTCTTGCTCCTGCTCCATCCAGTCCATCTGTGAAGCACCTTCGTGTGTTTCACCGATTTTGTGGATACGGCCAGTGTAGTAAAGTACACGCTCAGTTGTTGTTGTTTTACCGGCATCAATGTGAGCCATGATACCGATATTGCGAGTATTTTCTAAGGAGAACTCTCTAGCCATTGGGTCTTTCTCCTTCCTAGTATGAGTGTTATTTTAGTTAAGCTGTATATCTTACCAGCGGTAGTGAGCAAACGCTTTGTTCGCTTCTGCCATTTTGTGTGTATCTTCACGCTTCTTAACAGATGCACCAGTGTTGTTAGCTGCATCAAGGATTTCGTTAGCTAAACGCTCTTCCATAGTCTTTTCTCCGCGAAGACGCGCATAGTTTACTAACCAGCGAAGACCAAGAGTAGTACGGCGGTCAGGACGCACCTCAACTGGTACTTGGTAGTTAGCTCCACCTACACGGCGTGCTCTTACTTCAAGTACAGGCATGATGTTTTTAAGCGCCTGATCGAAAACTTCCATTGGCTCTTTGCCAGTGCGCTCGCTGATGATATCGAACGCAGAGTAAAGAATAGCTTGAGATTTACCTCTCTTACCATCGATCATCATTTTGTTGATCAGACGGCTAACTAGCTTTGAGTTGTAAATCGGATCCGGCAATACGTCTCTTTTTGCTACAGGACCTTTACGTGGCATGGATTGTTCCTCCTTTCAAAGATGGTTGTCTATTAATTAGAATTATTTTTTAGCTGCTTTTGGACGCTTAGCACCGTATTTAGAACGGCCTTGCATACGGTTGTTAACACCAGCAGTATCTAAAGCGCCGCGCACGATGTGGTAACGCACACCCGGTAAGTCTTTTACACGTCCTCCACGGATAAGAACAACACTGTGCTCTTGAAGGTTGTGTCCGATACCAGGGATGTAAGCATTAACCTCGATACCATTTGTTAAACGAACACGAGCATATTTACGTAATGCAGAGTTCGGTTTCTTTGGAGTCATTGTACCAACACGAGTACAAACACCACGCTTTTGAGGTGAAGCTACGTTTGTTTGAGCTTTCTTGAAGCTGTTGTAGCCTTTGTTAAGAGCTGGTGAATTTGACTTCTCTGACTTAGTTTGACGAGGCTTGCGCACTAATTGGTTAATAGTAGGCATTTGATTTTTCCTCCCTTCGAATTTGTTTAAGCCCACACATCCAGGTGGTTCATTTTGATGCAAAAACAAAGTTCTTGCAGATAGCAATCTACAAAAACAGTTTTTAAAAAGATATGGCAACAGCTGCTGCCCCAACTTCGATTCCGCATGCTTTACCGAGCTTTTTCATCGAATCCACATACACAATCGGAACGTTCATCTCATTCGCTGTACTAACCACTTTAGCTGTAACCCTAGGATCAGCATCACTGGCGACTACGACTTCATCGATGGTTCCCAGTTTAAGAGCTTTGACTGTTTGCTTTGTTCCTACAATAAAACTTTTTGCCTGCAATACTTTATCATAAGACATTTACGACATCCTCCAAAGTATCCGGTGAATAGGAGCACCTTTGCTATAGTACCATCTTCATTTTTCGATGTCAACAAGCAAAATGATTTTTATTTCATTTATTCACTTTAAAATGCGGTACTTGCTGGTAAATAAGCAAGCACCGCAATGATTACATTATTCTACAGTAACAGCATCTTCAGCAGTTTCCTCATTTGTATAAGGCTCTGCTCTTCTGTATCGCTGCATACCTGTTCCGGCTGGGACAAGTTTACCAATAATTACATTCTCTTTCAGGCCAAGAAGCTCATCGCGCTTGCCTTTAATCGCTGCATCGGTAAGAACTCTTGTCGTCTCCTGGAAGGATGCTGCTGATAAGAATGAATCTGTTTCAAGAGATGCTTTTGTGATACCAAGCAGAACCGGACGTCCTGTTGCAGGCATTTTTCCAGCAAGAAGGGCTTTTTCATTGGCATCCGTAAATTGATGGATATCAAGCAGAGTACCTGGAAGTACATCTGTTTCTGCCGCATCAATTACACGCACTTTGCGAAGCATCTGGCGGACCATTACCTCGATGTGCTTATCGCCAATTTCAACACCCTGCATGCGGTATACCTTCTGAACTTCACGCAGCAAGTATTCTTGAACAGCTGTTACATCTTTCACTTTAATTAACTCTTTAGGGTCAATAGAACCTTCAGTTAGTTCCTGTCCACGCACTACTTCGTCGTTTACAGCTACTTTTAAGCGGGCTGTATAAGGTGCTGT is a genomic window containing:
- the rplB gene encoding 50S ribosomal protein L2, with translation MAIKKYKPTSNGRRGMTVSDFAEITTNQPEKSLLAPIKRKGGRNNQGKLTVRHQGGGHKRQYRIIDFKRNKDGIPGRVATIEYDPNRSANIALINYVDGEKRYILAPKNLQVGMEVMSGPEADIKVGNALPLANIPVGTVIHNIELKPGKGGQLVRSAGTSAQVLGKEGKYVLVRLNSGEVRMILAECRATVGQVGNEQHELINIGKAGRSRWLGKRPTVRGSVMNPNDHPHGGGEGRAPIGRKSPMTPWGKPTLGYKTRKKNNKSDKFIVRRRKK
- the rpmC gene encoding 50S ribosomal protein L29, giving the protein MKANEIRDLTTAEIEQKVKSLKEELFNLRFQLATGQLENTARIREVRKAIARMKTVIREREIGFSK
- the rplE gene encoding 50S ribosomal protein L5, whose amino-acid sequence is MNRLKEKHSKEITPALMSKFNYKSVMQAPKLEKIVINMGVGDAVQNAKALDKAVEELTLITGQKPVITRAKKSIAGFRLREGMPIGAKVTLRGERMYEFFDKLVSVSLPRVRDFRGISKKSFDGRGNYTLGVKEQLIFPEIDYDKVSKVRGMDIVIVTTANTDEEARELLTQFGMPFQK
- the rplC gene encoding 50S ribosomal protein L3; translation: MTKGILGRKIGMTQVFAENGDLIPVTVVEAAANVVLQKKSVETDGYEAIQLGFEDKRDKLSNKPEKGHVAKANTAPKRFVREFRGADLGQYEVGQEVKVDIFAEGETVDVTGISKGKGFQGAIKRHGQSRGPMAHGSRYHRRPGSMGPVAPNRVFKGKLLPGRMGGEQITVQNLEIVKVDAERNLLLIKGNVPGARKALVKIKSAVKA
- the rplN gene encoding 50S ribosomal protein L14 produces the protein MIQQESRLKVADNSGAREVLTIKVLGGSGRKTANIGDVIVCTVKQATPGGVVKKGDVVKAVVVRTKSGVRRNDGTYIRFDENACVIIRDDKGPRGTRIFGPVARELRENNFMKIVSLAPEVL
- the tuf gene encoding elongation factor Tu, yielding MAKAKFDRSKPHVNIGTIGHVDHGKTTLTAAITTVLSKKGGGEARGYDQIDAAPEERERGITISTAHVEYETENRHYAHVDCPGHADYVKNMITGAAQMDGGILVVSAADGPMPQTREHILLSRQVGVPFLVVFMNKCDMVDDEELLELVEMEVRDLLSEYEFPGDDIPVVKGSALKALEGEPEWEAKIEELMAAVDEYIPTPTRDTDKPFMMPVEDVFSITGRGTVATGRVERGVVKVGDVIEITGFTEEPKSTTVTGVEMFRKLLDYAEAGDNIGALLRGVAREDIQRGQVLSKPNSIKPHTKFKAEVYVLSKEEGGRHTPFFTNYRPQFYFRTTDVTGICNLPEGVEMVMPGDNIEMTVELIAPIAIEEGTKFSIREGGRTVGAGVVATITE
- the rplX gene encoding 50S ribosomal protein L24 — encoded protein: MHVKKGDKVMVISGKDKGKTGVILAAFPKQSRVLVEGVNIVKKHSKPSQMNPQGGIISQEAPVHVSNVMPVDPKSGEPTRVGYKTVDGKKVRVATKSGEVLDK
- the rpsQ gene encoding 30S ribosomal protein S17, with product MSERNQRKVYTGRVVSDKMDKTVTVLVETYKKHPLYGKRVKYSKKFKAHDEQNQAKTGDIVRIMETRPLSATKRFRLVEVVEKAVII
- the rplW gene encoding 50S ribosomal protein L23; translated protein: MDAREIIKRPVITERSTDIMADKKYTFEVDVRANKTQVKDAVEQIFGVKVEKVNIMNYKGKFKRMGKFGGYTNKRRKAIVKLTAESQEIELFEA
- the rpsC gene encoding 30S ribosomal protein S3, giving the protein MGQKVNPVGLRIGVIRDWESKWYAGKDYADLLHEDLKVREYITKRLSDASVSKVEIERAANRLNITIHTAKPGMVIGKGGTEVEALRKSLNSLTGKRVHINILEIKRADIDAKLVAENIARQLENRVSFRRAQKQTIQRAMRAGAKGIKTMVSGRLGGADIARSESYSEGTVPLHTLRADIDYATAEADTTYGKLGVKVWIYRGEVLPTKKKTGEGGK
- the rplD gene encoding 50S ribosomal protein L4, which gives rise to MPKVALFNQSGSKVGDIELNDAIFGIEPNQHVLFEAIVMQRASLRQGTHKTKIRSEVAGGGRKPWRQKGTGRARQGSIRSPQWRGGGTVFGPVPRSYSYKLPKKVRRLAIKSALSSKVLEENILVLEGLAFETPKTKDFKGVLTGLSVDSKALFVTADLDENVALSARNIPGVTVVSASGITVLDVLNHDKLIMTKAAVEKVEEVLA
- the rplV gene encoding 50S ribosomal protein L22, translated to MQAKAVARTVRIAPRKARLVVDLIRGKQVGEAVAILNLTPKAASPIVEKVLKSALANAEHNYEMDVNNLVVAQAFVDEGPTLKRFRPRAMGRASQINKRTSHITIVLSEKKEG
- the rpsS gene encoding 30S ribosomal protein S19, producing MGRSLKKGPFVDEHLMTKIEKLNETESKQVTKTWSRRSTIFPQFIGHTIAVYDGRKHVPVYITEDMVGHKLGEFAPTRAYKGHGNDDKKTRR
- the rplP gene encoding 50S ribosomal protein L16; the protein is MLLPKRVKYRRVHRGKMRGQSKGGTEVNFGEYGLQALEASWITNRQIESARIAMTRYMKRGGKVWIQIFPHKPYTAKPLEVRMGSGKGAPEGWVAVVKPGKVMFEIAGVSEEIAREALRLASHKLPVKCKFVKREEIGGESNES
- the rpsJ gene encoding 30S ribosomal protein S10 → MAKQKIRIRLKAYDHRILDQSAEKIVETAKRSGAAVSGPIPLPTEKSIYTILRAVHKYKDSREQFEMRTHKRLIDIVNPTPQTVDSLMRLDLPSGVDIEIKL